In Aquincola tertiaricarbonis, the genomic stretch GCAAGCGCACCACCCACAGGCCGGGCGGCAGCTGTTCAGCCTGCTCACCCACCACGGCACGGATCTGCCGTTTCAGCAGCGTGCGGGTGACCGCGCGGCGCGCATGGCGCTTGGGCACCACCAGGCCGAGCCAACGGCCTGCGGGGGCCTCGGCCGGCAAGTCATCCACAGGCGCGGTCGGTGCGTCAACAACATCTGTTGACAACTTGTCGCCAGACGTTTCAGCACCGGCCGCCGCCGCTGAATCAACCGCCGGGCGGCGGGGTGAACGGCGAGCAGGCTGCGCCGCGACGAAGTGCATCGCGAAATGCGGACTGCG encodes the following:
- a CDS encoding ribonuclease P protein component codes for the protein MSLPTRVQRLVQSVDFERVLGAPQKARSPHFAMHFVAAQPARRSPRRPAVDSAAAAGAETSGDKLSTDVVDAPTAPVDDLPAEAPAGRWLGLVVPKRHARRAVTRTLLKRQIRAVVGEQAEQLPPGLWVVRLRAPFDARQFRSAASQALRDAARAELQRMIRAAASAPR